The window CGGTTCGAGGGGGTCGTGAAGGATTTTGTGAACGATGCCGCGACAGTCCCGACCGGTAACCAGCGCGTCGGTTTTGGTCGGTTCACACAGGTCGTTCCAGCGATTTCGGTCGCTCTGGTCGTCGGTACGCGTGGCCTGATCGGAGGCAGGCGATTTCCCCGGCGTCTCGGTCTCGAGCGAGGAGAGCCGATCCCGCGTTCGAGACAGCCTGGCTCTGTACACCGGGGCCTCGAGTTCGATCGGTTCGGCCTCGAGAGCGTCGTCGCTCGCGGCGAGCAGGTCGGGATAGCGCGTGGCGAGGTTGCGGACGGTGGCGACCCGTGCCGGCGGCTCCCGATCGGGATCGCGGCGGGCGTAGTACAGCTTCCGCGGACAGTACGTGGCCATCCGAAGATCGCTGAACGCGACGAGGGACATGGCCCGTCTGGCCCCGTCTTCATATATAAACCGTCGGCTCGAGTATAGTCCGCCGGCTCGAGGGCGGTCGAACGGCAGTGGCGGGAACTCGTGGTGTCCCGTCGAGTCGAATTAGAAGGAGACGTCCGTTTCCATGCCCTCGGTCGCATCCTCGAGCCCGTCCTCGCGAACGTCCGTCGCCATCCGGGAGGCGAGATCGGCGTCAGCCAGCAGGCTGTCGAACTCGTCACGGTAGCGATCGTTCGCCGCTCGCGACTCCTCTTTGGCGGCGGCGACGAGCCGATACCGGCGGATCGTCTCCGGATCGACGTCGTACTCCGTTGCGATCGTGGCGTCGTCCTCTTCGCGTTCGCGGATCGCGACGAGGTCGACCTCGTCGGCGTCGCCCTCGTCGACGAGGTGGAGAGCCCGGCGAGCCTCGAAGATCGTTGATTCGGGGACGCCGAGTTCTTCGGCGATAGTGGCGTCGCTCTCGCGGTCGTAGTACCGTTTGGCGACGGTTCGGAGTTCGTCGTCCGACAGCGGCGTCTCGAATCCGTACCGCTCGCGCATCTGGTGGATGAGCGTCCCGAGGCGCTCGTCGACGGTTCGCTCGTCTTTCTCGAGCGATCCCCGGGTGTCTTCCTGGGATTCGGTGACCGTGTCTTCGCCGTCGGTGACGCTGGTGAAGATGTCTCGAAGTTCCTCGGTTTTCTCGTTCATGAGTGCACACTGGCGACGGGCGGCTATTTAAGCCTGTTGCCAGATAGCGTCGGTCGCGAACACCTCACTTGCCCGAACATAAACTCACAACCAGGTTCTGATTCC of the Natronosalvus vescus genome contains:
- a CDS encoding CRISPR-associated protein Cas4, with protein sequence MSLVAFSDLRMATYCPRKLYYARRDPDREPPARVATVRNLATRYPDLLAASDDALEAEPIELEAPVYRARLSRTRDRLSSLETETPGKSPASDQATRTDDQSDRNRWNDLCEPTKTDALVTGRDCRGIVHKILHDPLEPVLVSAGRPPEQGVWKPQRVHAVAAAKALAWEHQRPVGGAWLEYPAYGEIRHVPMTTRRKAEYRRALRTVAEIDGPPPRISNREKCSACAYADTCGVRTRSLRSLLGFG
- a CDS encoding conditioned medium-induced protein 4; amino-acid sequence: MNEKTEELRDIFTSVTDGEDTVTESQEDTRGSLEKDERTVDERLGTLIHQMRERYGFETPLSDDELRTVAKRYYDRESDATIAEELGVPESTIFEARRALHLVDEGDADEVDLVAIREREEDDATIATEYDVDPETIRRYRLVAAAKEESRAANDRYRDEFDSLLADADLASRMATDVREDGLEDATEGMETDVSF